Genomic DNA from Chaetodon auriga isolate fChaAug3 chromosome 18, fChaAug3.hap1, whole genome shotgun sequence:
atatacatatatacatacatatataaatacatatacatgtatatatacatatacatacatacatacatacacacacatatacgtgtgtgtgtgtgtatattaaATTTCTCATGTTGCCATTCTGTATGCTGAGTTTTAGTAGCCTATATAAATATTGATTTAACAAATACCTTGTGCGTGTGTTCATTGCACCTATCAgtttaatgttattttcataTGAAAGCCCATGGTTCTAATTATTCATAAGTATGCAGTGTCATAACTACATCTCTGACGTTCATAACAAACCAAACCGCTTGAAAATTGGTAGAAAATTGAGCAAGTTATGGTTACTTAACAAGTACATGTACCATTACAACACAATGCTATGAGTGAACGAGCTGCCTGTGGCAAGATGGCCGCCAGCGCGGACGTTCGACTCCATTGGCCAGCAGCGCGGGTGAGTCATCTAGCCTTTACTATGTACATCTATGGTGTTTCCCAGAGGCACAGAGGgccccacaaacacaaatcactgATTTCTGAGTGACTGGATATTTGATGTTGCTTCTAACATTTAAAAGGGGTTGCACATCATAGAGGAACACTGATGACAATGATATAATAGACAGCTGTGGAAAATCAATTCAGGACTCAAAAtcgattaaaaaaacatttaagtgAATTCATTTTTCCCTCCTCGAGTCACTGTGTGAATCTTTGTTTGCTGATTTACAGACTGTGAACAGTTATTATGATTAAAGTAAGATCTATTTTTCTTTTGGGGAGTTTGGGCCCTAAGTGCTTTGTAATTTCACATCACAGATGCTcaggtacagtgtgtgtaggctgcatgcttgtgtgtgtcttggaccaccatttattgtttttgtgttctaGTTGTGTAAAGATCAGGCCCATTAAGGTCATCTCGTgttcatgctctgatctttaacctacatgaatgtccttcatagcctagagtcgtaaggataatatggctggtgagagccacttctcataacaaaaggcaggtggcactctggttgtggacagtcttgtctcctcttctctgtttgtgatgtctattgcatttagatccggcgttcacacaacacacaatcaTACAGGTCGTTTAACACATGTCCAGAACaaagatatggtatgcccaggccttgggaactgaccaattatattctgtaacgtatatcagattattgtactgggtttggtcaaaGCCAACATGGtcaatgtgaacttttgtctgacaactagGCTCATTCTGGCAGAGAtcctgcgggagctctgtcagtatgagaccagcgctgtattactttacaTGTGACCTTAATAAATACTTTGagtgtgaactgaagattgcttcggaccgttcttgggctttcaacaaagaaccgggCTAGCAGTTGTGTCCTGCCTTATTCTGTTGTGAAGACCCTGAGTGTGCCGCCTGGCCCCGGCAAGGCCTCTGCAGGGGCCCTGTACCTGTACACAGACAGGGAGCTTCCGTGTGTTTTCCAGCACGGCTTTGAGACCCACAGCTGCGGCAGCTCCGGCTTCAGCTATCAGGTTGTGGCCACACGCGTGTCCGATGGCAGGCAGGGCGTCGTACTCGCACAGGAAGCCCACGTTGACCCGCTCGCTGCCTTCGCCTCCCCAAGTAGCGCGAAATGCTGTCTCAAGTTTGAAGTGGCTGTCGACCCTCCAGCCTTCCTCTTCACCGAAAAACTTGACCAGTCTGTCGTGAGACTTGCTTTCCTCGTAAGCCAGCTCCGGACAGCTCCATATGTCCTGACTGAGTCTGTGGAGCTTGGCTTTGGCTTCATCTATACGGCAGCCGACCCCCTGTTTCAGCTCCACCAGCAACTCGGCTGCGTCAGACATCTTGTTTAGTATAAAGGATGTTATGGCACTTTGTTAACGGCGGCACCTTAGGAAACTGCCAGGACGCCACAACTTCAGGTATGCTGCCGCGGGTTcagagaagcaaacaaacaccagAGCGTTCAAGAATGTCATGTGACCATTccgtttttgttgttgttgtttttttattttcaaaaactTTATTAAACAAGGTCAGTGTTTTGAACAGTTCATCTTCGTAAACAGGAAAATACAACCGTACAAAAGCAAATTTCATGACTGTCTAtttatgttgtgttgtttatgtatttattaagaCAGGCAACTACCTTTATTTCTATCAGTAAATAATATACTGTGAGTGAGTTCATTCTGAGTTCTGTACACTTTTGGAAGAAATATGTGTTCACTTACATAACTGTGATTTTACAGGTAAAATGCtctaaaaatgcacaaaacctTGGTGTTTTTCgttgtgttttttcccctgaagattggtatgtatgtatgtatgtatgcatgtcatgtatgtatgtatgctgCTGGATAAGACACTTATACCTATGTGAACACACCACAGTGAAATGTAATGCAGGATTTCTGACTGTCCTGGAAAGGGACCTCTCCTGTGTTGCTCCTCCTGAGTTTTTCCTTATCTGAAGCAAAGATCTGAGGACAGGCGCTTACATGCTGTGCAGAGGGTAAAACCCTTTGAggcatttgtggttttggtttACATAAAGTTCACTTGACTACTTAATACTGAGTCACCCGTTAAAGCAAACCCAGGAAAGACAGATGCAAGAGTGAAGCAATACTTAATTATAGTATTCAATTTAGAGATGAAAGGGTTCATTAAAATGTATCCCTCATTTCTCAacatggtgtttttttgttttacctgCTTGTAAAACAATGTTGAAACAtgataataaatacattttctgcaaaacaaatgtctttATTTCGAGCCAGCTGTACAATACCTCACAATCAAATGTTTCATATCAAAATCAAGCAAAGGAATCAACCAGCATTTGGTAAACATTCCCCTGCTTTTGATCAACTTCAACATGGTGAGAAAAAGGTTCAAATGCAGCAGAGTATTCTTCTTCCGTGGATGCAGCATTTAACAACTTGAACACATTTTCGTGAGTTCGCTGAACAGGGAACtcagctgtgacagcagcagcttctccaccAGCATCAACAGTGTTCAGCAGactgctctgtgtttcctgtcagcgTCATGTCCTCCTTCAGTTTGGCCTCAGTGAACTCCAGCTTCactttctgcagcagctctggacGCATCAGCACATCCAGGGCTGTCATAGCCAGGGCCTTCGCTGTCCTCAGGGTGAAGAACTGAGCTCTGTCATCACCTGCATTAAAGTCACAAACATGATCTTCACACATCTAATTGATTTAGAAGATAACAATGATTTATAAGATAGcaatagagaaagagaaagaagggacAAGGATGTACCAAATGTTACAAAAATCCAATCCAAATCCATCATGAATTTATGATATtcatattcagtgtttctcaaatCTTGGTCACATTAAATAAGAATACTCCAAGATGTGTGGGAGTGGTGGGAACTAAGCCtgattcagcattttttttttttttatcattctaCACATTTCtaaggaaaaacagcaatagGTGCACACAGGGCATGTGTGGGAGGAGAGGGTCAGCACCAACTCCACACAGGAAGGAGACAGGTCTGACTTGTTATTACCCAAAAATGAAGCACACCTTGGAAAACCAAGACAGCAATGGTGGAGACGTGCAGTTAAACCCACAAAGCTAAAGCGTTTCTTTAGACATTTTGCAGTGGGCAATCATTTGGAGGTTTGGTCTCTACATTTTTTCCATAAATGAAACCTGAGCTGCCTGCACACACTCAAATGCAGGCTGGCTAAAAAGGCAACAGGAAGTCAAATTCTGCACCAATACAGACATACATATCGTGGAATATCCTGAGGCATAACAGCTCACAAACGGACACTACtgtcaggtcaggtcaggtcaggtcaaCAGGCTTGTAGTGCTGAACAAGCCCAGAGGGGAAAACACGCATCAGTCTGTCACCACACGCACTGCTTAAAGCCAAACTTGTTGCACAGTATTTCAGACTTCCTCTACAAAACAGGTTACACTTCAGTGTTAAGATTGCTATTGTGACACAGGACCAAACAGGAGGGTGGCTACGATTCTGGAACAAGTTGGGTTCCTGTGATACATACATGTAGTACTATAATACACTGTATAGTACTACATACATAGAGAGTACTATACTATACTACTACTACATGCCAAATACAACAAGAGGTCGTGTGGTCAGTGTAAGACAGTTTGTCTGAACACAATATGTACTGTCATCGAGAAAAGCAGGTGGAGCAGTTTGATGTAGACGCAGCTTATGAATTTCAGCTAAACATTCCAGACCTTTCCATTAAATCTCCCTCTTTGggtttttgtctcctgtctgtgtgtgttacggggtctgtgtgtgtatgcactcCGCATGGTGACGCAGGTGCGTGCATGTCTTTCTAAAATGATTTGTGATTTCAATGTGAACTAACTGCTGTACCTTGTTCTATACAACATGTCCTGTGTGAGTCCTGCAGGGAGCCAAgcctggcagacacacacacatacacagctcaTTGTTTTCCGTGTTTTTGTTATTGCCACAGCTCCTATAAATGATATGACCAGAGGCCCAGCACTGCCTCCAGAACACAGCGCAGTCAACTTTGGTGTAACTCACACACGGGTTACACAGGCACTTAAaatcaggaaacacaaagacttCATATTTAAAGAGtaattccagtttattacaaTTTGGGTCTTTTGAGGAGTTTAGGAAATCATTCCTCtcagcaataaaaacaacactcaaGATGTGAATTACTTCGATCTGGAAATGTCAGGAATGAGTTGCCTGAAAGGAGGGTGACTGAGAAGTGTCAAGTTTTAATGGCTCTAACTGTATGAATACAATTGGCAGTGACGAGTCAGCTCACAGCcaagcagctgatgaatgagcCTCTGATGGTGATGCACAAATGAAGCAGCTAACACAAGTGCTGTTTCACTATTGCGCCTGAGCAAACACTGTGCTCCACATAACTCCATAACTCAAGTTTTAATAAACCGGAATCATCCTTTGAGAATGAGATTTACACAGACAGGTTTATCTTGTTGACATACCAGAAGCTACAGTGTACTCCTCAGTGTGGTTCAGGGCCTTAGAACCAATGTAGAAGTATGGATGGATCCCAGGAACTACAAATGACACATTGCCAAAGTCTGTGGAGCCTGTGGATGACAGACACAAGAAgttttcatcaaacacactgagctgtatTCTACAGCTGCAGAGACGTCACTGAGATGTTCACATAGATCAATAAATGGGTGTAGTTCCCTCATGCTTCAACTACTGAATGCAGACAGGGGTGGAATGTATATTTCTGAGTCTATCACAGGATGTCACACCTCATCCAGCTGTATCTACAGTCCACTGCCTCTTTTTGGTTTTTAGAAAGACTCCATTTTTGTCCTCTCACCGGAAGCATTCTTCAGGACTTCTTCATCTGTAGTGAATTCCATCCCCAGAGCCCTTCCATTGCTCTCATACAAGTCTTCCAGTGTGGTATTTCGCAATATGTTGTCAAAAGCATTTTTTGCATACTCCACTTCAACCTGAGAGAGAAAGTAAGGTGACACATTGAGTGGGAGACTTCTGGAGGAATTAGTACTCACTTaatgattaaatgattttttaCCTCACAGCCAGTtgccacagcagctgatctAAAACACATCTCAGCTTTTTCCTTCAGGACCAGCAGCTCAGCACGTGAAGGGGTCCTCAGATAGTACTCCAGCTCCGTGTAGGCAGGGATGATGTTTGGTTTCACTCCACCATGCTTTATGATACCTGCACAACACAATGTGATTTACTCAGAGCTTACTAAACTCCTCAGAGCCACACATGAGTACAGGGGCCGGTCTGTTGTTCACCATGAACTCTCCAGTCAGGCTTCATCTGCTGCCTGAGCACAGACAGGTTGTTATAGCACAGCACAGCTGCATCCAACGCATTGATCCCCTCCCACGGGTAGGCTGAGGCATGGGATGCCTTCCCATGATACTTTATAGTTACACtagaaaacacaagacaaaccacacttcagtgtctctgctcctctgagcaTCAAAGCACAACCAAAGAGCTGAGCTGGTCTTCATCACGGAAACAATAAGACActaattacaaataataatcacattttctaATACTGATACATAACAGAGCACACGTATGCCAAATCATGTGCAGGATTCTCAAACTGAATTTCAAAGCgacactgtttcactgtcttgTACTGACTGAATGTTATGTGGGAAACTTCAGCTCTGACTCGTTAGCTTTACGACAGCTTGTTCACAATCATTGCTTTAGGAAAGAGACATTTATAGAATGATGACATAATGAGATCACATCACTGTGATACAGTGGAcaatgatgaggatgaggatgacgatgatgatgatgatgatcaaatTTTAGACCAGCTCTACATAAGACAACAGCTACTTGAAATGTAGCAAGTCTTTCACATGACCAGTTTCCAACAGCTGAGATACTAAAATGAGCTGAATTGTAATTGGTGACATGGATGTGTTAAGAGAGCTGCctatctgtctctgtggccAACAGAATGTCCAGCATCTTGAAGTCAAGTATCCCATATCACAGCTGTGGGTAGCGGTCAAACGCTTTAACCTTTCGTGACAACCGTGCACAACGATTTCCAAAACATTAAACTGTTTCTTTCAGACTCACTCATGTTCAGCCACGAGTGGCAGATAAGGAGCATCATCCTGCAGGGGGTGGGCCATGAACACCACATCCATATCATCAAATGCTCCCTCCCTTAATAAGTCTATTTTACCTCCACCATCCTCCTCAGCTGGAGTCCCCAGGACGGTCACCTGTGGAGATTATTAGTATTATTCAAAATGATCTTTGAACTCAGTGTCATCATACAATGGGTCAGGTTGGTTATCacataaaaaaagcaaaagaacaaaaaaccaAAGCGGCTCCCGCTCCAGCTCCCAGGCAGTAGCCGGCTCCGATCGTTCACATCTAAGAGCCGGACCGTTTCGTTcgcgaccgacacatcactaattcctctacctgttccactgttacaTAAAAAAATAGCGAAGCAACTTGGTGGGcgttatcctggtaatttctctgcGTGAGAAATGCAAAGTGTGCCGTGTGAGCGCGTGAACGGGTTAAAATACGTTTGTCTTACGCCcaatgcgtgagacttgagagccctgtgTTGCGTTATCTTACGCACATACAATAGTACTTCTGATTGACTATTGTGTAGCCCGCCCCTTTCCTTCACAACATTTAagtgaattcatttttttccctcctcgaGTCACTGTGTGAATCTTTGTTTGCTGATTTACAGACTGTGAACAGTTAGTATGATTAAAGTAAGATCTATTTTTCTTTTGGGGGAGTTTGGGCCCTAAGTGCTTTGTAATTTCACATTAAAGATGCTCAGGTACAGAGTGTGTAGgctgcatgcttgtgtgtgtgtcaccaccaccatttattgtttttgtgttctaGTTGTGTACTGCCTTATTCTGTTGTGAAAACCCTGAGTGTGCCGCCTGGCCCCAGCAAGTACCTGTACACAGACAGGGAGCTTCCGTGTGTTTTCCAGCACGGCTTTGAGACCCACAGCTGCGGCAGCTCCGGCTTCAGCTATCAGGTTGTGGCCACACGCGTGTCCGATGGCAGGCAGGGCGTCGTACTCGCACAGGAAGCCCACGTTGACCCGCTCGCTGCCTTCGCCTCCCCAAGTAGCGCGAAATGCTGTCTCAAGTTTGAAGTGGCTGTCGACCCTCCAGCCTTCCTCTTCACCGAAAAACTTGACAAGTCTGTCGTGAGACTTGCTTTCCTCGTAAGCCAGCTCCGGACAGCTCCATATGTCCTGACTGAGTCTGTGGAGCTTTGCTTTGGCTTCATCTATACGGCAGCCGACCCCCTGTTTCAGCTCCACCAGCAACTCCGCTGCGTCA
This window encodes:
- the LOC143335845 gene encoding peptidase M20 domain-containing protein 2-like, with translation MSDAAELLVELKQGVGCRIDEAKAKLHRLSQDIWSCPELAYEESKSHDRLVKFFGEEEGWRVDSHFKLETAFRATWGGEGSERVNVGFLCEYDALPAIGHACGHNLIAEAGAAAAVGLKAVLENTRKLPVCVQVTVLGTPAEEDGGGKIDLLREGAFDDMDVVFMAHPLQDDAPYLPLVAEHDVTIKYHGKASHASAYPWEGINALDAAVLCYNNLSVLRQQMKPDWRVHGIIKHGGVKPNIIPAYTELEYYLRTPSRAELLVLKEKAEMCFRSAAVATGCEVEVEYAKNAFDNILRNTTLEDLYESNGRALGMEFTTDEEVLKNASGSTDFGNVSFVVPGIHPYFYIGSKALNHTEEYTVASGDDRAQFFTLRTAKALAMTALDVLMRPELLQKVKLEFTEAKLKEDMTLTGNTEQSAEHC